A single Zootoca vivipara chromosome 1, rZooViv1.1, whole genome shotgun sequence DNA region contains:
- the LOC118091574 gene encoding C-X-C chemokine receptor type 1-like, translated as MANTYGLSDLDLLDLDLDANYANYYGTFNPNSVAAKAPCGIDVMPPVFKYLVAFIYGFTCLLSLVGNSLVVLVIAYNKGNRSATDVYLLNLAIADLLFALTLPFWAADRAHEWIFGTPMCKILSLLKEVNFYSGILLLACISMDRYLAIVHATRAVTQKRSWVRFVCVGIWLFSFLLSLPVIIFHEAFLPTEKMKWVCYENIGGNQTSDIRVKLRILPQTFGFILPLIIMLFCYGVTVHRLYHTKNSQKKKAMKVILAVVLVFLVCWLPYNISLLADTLMRMAAIGESCGRHRSINAALSGTEILGFAHSCINPIIYAFIGQKFRNNFLKILVTKGLISKEALTRFRKGSSFSSTSGITSTTL; from the coding sequence ATGGCAAATACATATGGGCTCTCTGATTTGGATCTTTTGGACCTAGATCTAGACGCTAATTACGCTAATTACTACGGCACTTTCAACCCTAACAGCGTAGCAGCAAAAGCACCCTGCGGAATCGATGTTATGCCCCCTGTGTTCAAGTACCTAGTGGCATTCATCTATGGCTTCACATGCCTTCTGAGCCTGGTGGGAAACTCCCTGGTGGTTCTGGTGATTGCCTACAACAAAGGAAACCGTTCTGCCACAGATGTGTATCTTCTGAACCTCGCCATTGCTGATCTCCTCTTTGCACTCACCTTGCCTTTCTGGGCTGCAGATAGAGCGCATGAATGGATCTTTGGCACTCCGATGTGCAAAATCCTGTCACTCCTGAAGGAAGTCAACTTCTACAGTGGCATCCTCCTGCTGGCCTGTATCAGCATGGATCGCTACCTGGCAATAGTTCATGCTACTCGGGCAGTCACTCAGAAGAGGAGCTGGGTCAGATTCGTGTGTGTCGGCATCTGGctgttctccttcctcctctcccttcctgtaaTTATCTTCCATGAGGCTTTCTTGCCAACTGAGAAGATGAAATGGGTTTGTTATGAAAATATTGGAGGGAATCAGACATCTGACATTAGGGTGAAACTGAGAATCCTGCCACAAACGTTTGGCTTCATTCTTCCCTTGATCATCATGCTCTTCTGCTATGGTGTGACGGTACACAGACTCTACCACACCAAGAACAGTCAAAAAAAGAAGGCCATGAAAGTCATCTTGGCTGTGGTGCTGGTCTTCCTGGTCTGTTGGCTGCCCTACAATATTTCTCTGCTTGCTGATACCTTGATGAGGATGGCAGCTATTGGTGAAAGCTGCGGCCGCCACCGCAGCATTAATGCAGCCCTTTCAGGTACTGAAATCCTGGGATTTGCTCACAGCTGCATAAACCCCATCATATATGCCTTCATAGGGCAGAAGTTCCGGAACAACTTCCTCAAGATCCTGGTAACAAAAGGCCTCATCAGCAAAGAAGCCTTGACTCGATTTAGAAAGGGTTCCTCCTTCTCATCCACCTCTGGCATCACCTCTACAACTCTTTAA